Part of the Campylobacter suis genome, ATTTCGCTTAAGTTCATAAAAACACATATAAAAGAGAGTCCGACATAAGCGATAGCCATAAATGGCACGATGTAAGAGCTTATCTTGCCAATGACATGACCTTTTGAAAAAAAGATGATGGCTGCAAATGCCATGAGTATAAGCCCTATGGCTAGTGGCATTGAGCTATCTGCAAATTTTACATCTGCGCCAAGCTGATCATAATATACTTCAAATGCCGATGTCATCGTGTAGCTTTGTAGTCCATTAAACCCATAGGCATAGGTAAGGATAAGTGTAACAGCAAAGATCGCACCAAGCCATGGAAGCTTTAGTCCTGTTTTTATATAGTATGCTGGACCACCCTTAAAGCCTAGGTTGTCCTTTGTTTTGTAAATTTGAGCTAGCATGCTTTCAGCAAATGCTGATGCTGCACCAAAAAATGCCATAGCCATCATCCAAAAAAGCGCACCAGGACCACCAGCAACTAGTGCAGCTGATATTCCTGCGATGTTTCCTATACCAACTCGTGAGGCAGTTGAGATCATAAGGGCTTGAAATGGCGTAAGATGGTGTCTGTTGTAGCGATCTTTTTTTTCTACAAGTACACGAAGTGCCTCAAAAGCCATGCGAAACTGTACAAAGCGCGTAATATAGCTAAAATATATACCAGCAACAATAAGCACTATAATAAGAAACGACCCATACAAAAAGCCGTTAGTAGCGTCAAGTTTAAGATTTATAGTATTTAAAATTTCAGTTAAGTTCAAGTAAGCTCCTTTGTT contains:
- a CDS encoding alanine/glycine:cation symporter family protein, whose product is MLNTINLKLDATNGFLYGSFLIIVLIVAGIYFSYITRFVQFRMAFEALRVLVEKKDRYNRHHLTPFQALMISTASRVGIGNIAGISAALVAGGPGALFWMMAMAFFGAASAFAESMLAQIYKTKDNLGFKGGPAYYIKTGLKLPWLGAIFAVTLILTYAYGFNGLQSYTMTSAFEVYYDQLGADVKFADSSMPLAIGLILMAFAAIIFFSKGHVIGKISSYIVPFMAIAYVGLSFICVFMNLSEIPSVVKLILDSAFDFEAIFGGFAGSVIVIGIKRGLFSNEAGMGSAPNAAAAAHTSHPVKQGLVQAVAVFIDMTICIASGMLVLFSQTYITKQTGASGEILTALPLVQAAMREYYGNIGMHFTTVAVVLFAITSLIGNFYYAQANIKFLTKNKTIINAFKISAIIMIFIGAQMNLSLAWNFADVLMAAMATINIIAIFMLSRVVLKVLKDYESQRKAGLNPEFDPQKLGISDTTCWKKD